In Aliidongia dinghuensis, the following proteins share a genomic window:
- a CDS encoding YciI family protein, which produces MLYALLIYEDETVYGPNKEGPAMDAIRPRHIALVRELGAKRIGGSGLKSVKLATTIRTDNGRQTVHDGPFAETKEQLGGFYLIDVADLDEALAIARRVPLTAHGAIEVRPVIPPPPGGYEAQ; this is translated from the coding sequence ATGCTGTATGCGCTGCTGATCTACGAGGACGAGACGGTCTACGGCCCGAACAAGGAGGGCCCGGCCATGGACGCGATCAGGCCCCGCCACATCGCCCTGGTGCGGGAGCTGGGCGCCAAGCGCATCGGCGGCTCGGGCCTGAAGAGCGTCAAGCTCGCCACCACCATCCGCACCGACAATGGCCGGCAGACGGTGCACGACGGCCCGTTCGCCGAAACCAAGGAGCAGCTGGGCGGCTTCTACCTGATCGACGTCGCCGACCTGGACGAAGCGCTCGCGATCGCCCGGCGCGTGCCGCTCACGGCCCACGGCGCCATCGAGGTCCGTCCGGTGATCCCGCCGCCGCCGGGCGGCTACGAGGCGCAGTGA
- a CDS encoding TfoX/Sxy family protein, producing MDEALTPEARYAALAAQFVARGTASLSEKKGFGSTALLTDGRIFAMLTRGRLVVKLPRPRVAELVEAGWGVPFDANKGRPMKEWLTVDPAREADWTALAEEAQRFVAASRPEK from the coding sequence ATGGATGAAGCCCTCACGCCCGAAGCCCGCTACGCGGCGCTCGCCGCCCAGTTCGTCGCGCGCGGCACCGCGAGCCTGTCCGAGAAGAAAGGCTTCGGTTCGACGGCACTGCTCACCGACGGCCGCATCTTCGCCATGCTGACGCGCGGGCGGCTCGTCGTGAAGCTGCCGCGCCCCCGCGTCGCCGAACTGGTCGAGGCCGGCTGGGGCGTGCCGTTCGACGCCAACAAGGGCCGGCCGATGAAGGAGTGGCTGACCGTCGATCCGGCCCGCGAGGCGGACTGGACGGCGCTCGCCGAGGAAGCGCAGCGCTTCGTCGCGGCGAGCCGGCCCGAAAAATAA
- a CDS encoding porin, with protein sequence MRKQLLQTSAFVAASLLAHGAYAQTTTTDQPIQMRLGGQYYTGAAAMISQDDNPGQAAYKRQPTGFQDYFLIRFMGSTTFANGITAGVFTRLNAFSAPNGTVNTSNGFQSSNNTTIKDSYIYLKNANSFGEWRLGDFSDVRRDDAVGINAGVTGDQAIGANSGDIYFSGSPVINLTTLNLDSRGTKVAYYSPVIYGFHFDASYTPDKAGGHTNGPGNIGDNNGPTDNQTNGLTPSYLNNATAYNYWSLATGWTGTVGPVKLAWTAGYTEASRKGACANKVALGNDAAILANGNVDCALTSTNNANPRVYNSGIQVNYGPYELGFDYEQSVAIPNGLTGGIGQATTFNAAGLPTAFTNRTNEEVNKEFDLNLSYTIGAIRLGAEWARGEFEGITGDPDVKRAAINDVIQVGATYTVGPGVNVAGLIQQTLYDPNGHYIPNGASFTPGNGGVAANNNVYAKSFNSTALIMETSFRW encoded by the coding sequence ATGAGGAAACAGCTTCTCCAGACATCCGCCTTCGTTGCAGCGAGCCTTCTCGCGCACGGCGCCTATGCGCAGACCACGACGACGGATCAGCCGATCCAGATGCGGCTCGGTGGCCAGTACTACACCGGCGCCGCCGCGATGATCTCGCAGGACGACAACCCGGGCCAGGCCGCCTACAAGCGCCAGCCGACCGGGTTCCAGGATTATTTCCTGATCCGCTTCATGGGCTCGACCACGTTCGCGAACGGCATCACCGCCGGCGTCTTCACGCGTCTCAATGCGTTCAGCGCGCCCAATGGCACGGTCAACACGTCGAACGGCTTCCAGAGCTCGAACAACACGACGATCAAGGACTCGTACATCTATCTGAAGAACGCCAACAGTTTCGGCGAATGGCGTCTCGGCGACTTCAGCGACGTGCGCCGTGACGATGCGGTCGGCATCAATGCCGGCGTTACCGGCGACCAGGCGATCGGCGCCAACTCGGGCGACATCTATTTCTCGGGCTCGCCCGTGATCAATCTGACCACGCTCAACCTCGACAGCCGTGGCACCAAGGTGGCCTACTACAGCCCGGTCATCTACGGCTTCCATTTCGATGCCAGCTACACACCGGACAAGGCGGGTGGTCATACCAACGGTCCGGGCAACATCGGTGACAACAACGGCCCGACCGACAACCAGACGAACGGCCTGACGCCGAGCTATCTCAACAACGCCACCGCCTATAACTACTGGTCGCTGGCGACGGGCTGGACCGGCACGGTCGGCCCGGTGAAGCTGGCCTGGACGGCCGGCTATACGGAGGCGAGCCGCAAGGGCGCCTGCGCCAACAAGGTGGCGCTCGGCAACGACGCGGCCATTCTTGCCAATGGCAACGTCGACTGCGCGCTGACCTCGACCAACAACGCCAATCCGCGCGTCTACAACAGCGGCATCCAGGTCAACTACGGACCCTATGAACTGGGCTTCGACTACGAGCAGTCGGTCGCGATCCCGAACGGCCTGACCGGCGGCATCGGCCAGGCGACGACGTTCAACGCCGCAGGCCTGCCGACCGCGTTCACCAACCGCACGAACGAGGAGGTCAACAAGGAGTTCGACCTCAACCTGTCCTACACGATCGGCGCGATCCGCCTCGGTGCAGAATGGGCCCGTGGCGAGTTCGAAGGCATCACCGGCGATCCGGACGTGAAGCGCGCCGCGATCAACGACGTGATCCAGGTCGGCGCCACCTATACGGTCGGGCCGGGCGTCAATGTCGCCGGCTTGATCCAGCAGACGCTCTACGACCCGAACGGCCACTATATCCCGAACGGCGCCAGCTTCACGCCGGGCAACGGCGGCGTTGCGGCCAACAACAACGTCTACGCCAAAAGCTTCAACTCGACGGCGCTCATCATGGAGACGTCGTTCCGCTGGTAG